A region of Lycium barbarum isolate Lr01 chromosome 3, ASM1917538v2, whole genome shotgun sequence DNA encodes the following proteins:
- the LOC132632389 gene encoding uncharacterized protein LOC132632389 isoform X3 — protein MPQICFVYLLLCILSTYFVLTPFLRGGCVSCPQVQTHSLVIHQFRTPSSAVWSAPLISEPTFWWLMDLHLSKIEQKKMERLKPPGDMSLPESLLREDDLHYANIQTSVAKAFEMHKGERTYHGAPTTLLSNSAENLRGTSSMLDKMNNKGLCYIAETVTDSSITFEKTNWQMRRIIKQFLPKILHKHDGSSQTRIKQISQLLKDPQNFRANLGASCFTSESFRSAAIYVLDRLKKLCPQTLAKMHRNLWDVTDYIPKTQSEIKDRKRLVKKIREISLKMLSDYEEGDEPPEPLAKALSVAALMLKPELDYCPSQMFFQKLSTDVEALQNDIAKAIRILSDKNKVSFAELRKLPLVLDSYDQASVRLRVGVKKLLAEYLLECSDLQSIPENLLESLAIINKTSRHASRKTYSNKEVEEVECVLTISAQIKQVFWDLLTQCDVSEDFANAYMENVEESYEGGDEDEHLSDLPQNCRSDPNVSYSQAESVGNINQSNSHSPITAVRDDGLSSLLSPKLKSSVKLESMYMDDTDSVHSHWFSNSSSFLESKASEDAKSMSGIDYHLRSIGQQEGRDSCPSMSTRDQNRFSTHFSPNKGLGRNDMEEKGTAGDLGCRPSKFISAKCSEEKDVSLHRQNSSKNQYLLVQEGSDETSMVAYSLVGCMLNKFAELDGLQLKEDDVSYLQGNISDPKNEVLKDRRSSCDETTNSTVIHVLEEIIPSFSNRYELFMKVFNL, from the exons atgcctcagatttgttttgtgtatcttctgctttgcatactcagtacatatttcgtactgacccccttccttcgtgggggctgcgtttcatgcccgcaggtacagacgcacagtttggtgatccaccagtttaggacaccctcttctgctgtttggagtgctcctcttatttcggagcctacattttg GTGGTTAATGGATTTGCATTTAtccaaaatagagcaaaagaaGATGGAAAGACTCAAACCTCCCGGTGATAT GAGTTTACCTGAATCACTGCTTAGAGAAGATGAT TTACAttatgcgaacattcaaacttcTGTTGCAAAGGCATTTGAAATGCATAAGGGTGAAAGGACATATCATGGTGCGCCAACCACGTTGCTCTCCAATTCAGCTGAGAATTTGAGAGGCACTTCTTCCATGCTTGATAAGATGAACAACAAGGGGCTATGCTATATTGCAGAGACTGTAACTGACAGCTCAATTACTTTTGAGAAAACCAATTGGCAAATGAGAAGGATAATCAAGCAATTTCTTCCCAAAATTCTCCATAAGCATGATGGTTCCAGTCAAACTCGAATTAAGCAAATTTCTCAACTCCTCAAAGATCCTCAAAACTTTCGTGCTAATCTCGGGGCTTCTTGTTTTACCTCAGAATCCTTTCGCAGTGCTGCTATTTATGTTCTGGATAGACTCAAAAAGCTGTGTCCTCAAACTTTGGCTAAAATGCATAGGAATCTGTGGGATGTCACAGATTACATCCCTAAGACGCAATCTGAAATAAAAGATAGGAAACGTTTAGTTAAAAAAATCAGGGAAATATCATTGAAAATGTTATCAGACTATGAAGAAGGGGATGAGCCACCAGAACCCCTGGCGAAGGCTTTGTCTGTAGCAGCCTTAATGCTAAAACCAGAACTTGATTATTGTCCCTCTCAAATGtttttccaaaaactttctaCAGATGTAGAAGCATTGCAGAATGATATAGCAAAAGCAATCAGGATTCTAAGTGATAAAAATAAAGTAAGTTTCGCGGAGCTGAGAAAGTTGCCTCTTGTGCTGGATTCTTATGATCAAGCTAGTGTTCGTTTGCGTGTGGGAGTGAAGAAACTGTTGGCGGAATATCTTCTTGAGTGCAGCGACTTGCAGTCTATCCCTGAAAATTTACTAGAAAGTCTAGCTATTATTAACAAAACATCTAGGCATGCATCTCGGAAAACCTACTCAAACAAGGAGGTAGAAGAAGTAGAATGTGTGCTGactattagtgctcagataaaacaAGTTTTTTGGGATTTACTCACTCAATGTGATGTCAGTGAAGATTTTGCAAATGCATACATGGAGAATGTAGAGGAAAGTTATGAAGGTGGTGATGAAGATGAGCATCTTTCTGATCTTCCTCAAAATTGCAGGTCTGATCCTAATGTCTCATACAGCCAAGCAGAAAGTGTCGGCAATATAAACCAAAGCAATTCCCACTCACCAATCACTGCTGTTCGAGATGATGGTTTATCCTCTCTGCTTTCACCGAAACTCAAGTCGAGCGTCAAACTTGAGTCAATGTATATGGATGATACAGATTCAGTTCATTCCCATTGGTTTAGCAATTCCTCATCATTCTTAGAATCAAAAGCTTCTGAAGACGCAAAGAGTATGAGTGGTATAGATTACCACTTAAGAAGCATAGGCCAACAGGAAGGAAGGGATTCATGCCCATCTATGTCAACTAGAGATCAGAATAGATTTTCTACACATTTCTCGCCTAATAAAGGATTAGGCAGGAATGATATGGAGGAAAAAGGAACTGCAGGGGACTTGGGATGCAGACCATCAAAATTTATATCGGCCAAGTGTTCAGAAGAAAAAGATGTATCGCTTCACAGACAAAACTCGAGTAAAAATCAGTATCTTCTTGTCCAGGAAGGTTCTGATGAGACAAGTATGGTTGCTTATAGTCTTGTTGGCTGTATGTTAAATAAGTTTGCTGAGTTGGATGGGTTACAGTTAAAGGAGGATGATGTATCATATCTCCAAGGCAATATTTCAGATCCCAAAAATGAAG TTCTCAAGGACAGGCGAAGCTCTTGTGATGAGACCACTAACTCCACTGTGATCCATGTTCTTGAAGAGATAATTCCTTCATTTTCAAACAG GTATGAATTGTTTATGAAAGTTTTCAATCTATAA
- the LOC132632389 gene encoding uncharacterized protein LOC132632389 isoform X1 codes for MPQICFVYLLLCILSTYFVLTPFLRGGCVSCPQVQTHSLVIHQFRTPSSAVWSAPLISEPTFWWLMDLHLSKIEQKKMERLKPPGDMSLPESLLREDDLHYANIQTSVAKAFEMHKGERTYHGAPTTLLSNSAENLRGTSSMLDKMNNKGLCYIAETVTDSSITFEKTNWQMRRIIKQFLPKILHKHDGSSQTRIKQISQLLKDPQNFRANLGASCFTSESFRSAAIYVLDRLKKLCPQTLAKMHRNLWDVTDYIPKTQSEIKDRKRLVKKIREISLKMLSDYEEGDEPPEPLAKALSVAALMLKPELDYCPSQMFFQKLSTDVEALQNDIAKAIRILSDKNKVSFAELRKLPLVLDSYDQASVRLRVGVKKLLAEYLLECSDLQSIPENLLESLAIINKTSRHASRKTYSNKEVEEVECVLTISAQIKQVFWDLLTQCDVSEDFANAYMENVEESYEGGDEDEHLSDLPQNCRSDPNVSYSQAESVGNINQSNSHSPITAVRDDGLSSLLSPKLKSSVKLESMYMDDTDSVHSHWFSNSSSFLESKASEDAKSMSGIDYHLRSIGQQEGRDSCPSMSTRDQNRFSTHFSPNKGLGRNDMEEKGTAGDLGCRPSKFISAKCSEEKDVSLHRQNSSKNQYLLVQEGSDETSMVAYSLVGCMLNKFAELDGLQLKEDDVSYLQGNISDPKNEVLKDRRSSCDETTNSTVIHVLEEIIPSFSNSFGTVYEGTLGSDGLAVEVKVLNMQHRGANKSFIAECQALRNIRH; via the exons atgcctcagatttgttttgtgtatcttctgctttgcatactcagtacatatttcgtactgacccccttccttcgtgggggctgcgtttcatgcccgcaggtacagacgcacagtttggtgatccaccagtttaggacaccctcttctgctgtttggagtgctcctcttatttcggagcctacattttg GTGGTTAATGGATTTGCATTTAtccaaaatagagcaaaagaaGATGGAAAGACTCAAACCTCCCGGTGATAT GAGTTTACCTGAATCACTGCTTAGAGAAGATGAT TTACAttatgcgaacattcaaacttcTGTTGCAAAGGCATTTGAAATGCATAAGGGTGAAAGGACATATCATGGTGCGCCAACCACGTTGCTCTCCAATTCAGCTGAGAATTTGAGAGGCACTTCTTCCATGCTTGATAAGATGAACAACAAGGGGCTATGCTATATTGCAGAGACTGTAACTGACAGCTCAATTACTTTTGAGAAAACCAATTGGCAAATGAGAAGGATAATCAAGCAATTTCTTCCCAAAATTCTCCATAAGCATGATGGTTCCAGTCAAACTCGAATTAAGCAAATTTCTCAACTCCTCAAAGATCCTCAAAACTTTCGTGCTAATCTCGGGGCTTCTTGTTTTACCTCAGAATCCTTTCGCAGTGCTGCTATTTATGTTCTGGATAGACTCAAAAAGCTGTGTCCTCAAACTTTGGCTAAAATGCATAGGAATCTGTGGGATGTCACAGATTACATCCCTAAGACGCAATCTGAAATAAAAGATAGGAAACGTTTAGTTAAAAAAATCAGGGAAATATCATTGAAAATGTTATCAGACTATGAAGAAGGGGATGAGCCACCAGAACCCCTGGCGAAGGCTTTGTCTGTAGCAGCCTTAATGCTAAAACCAGAACTTGATTATTGTCCCTCTCAAATGtttttccaaaaactttctaCAGATGTAGAAGCATTGCAGAATGATATAGCAAAAGCAATCAGGATTCTAAGTGATAAAAATAAAGTAAGTTTCGCGGAGCTGAGAAAGTTGCCTCTTGTGCTGGATTCTTATGATCAAGCTAGTGTTCGTTTGCGTGTGGGAGTGAAGAAACTGTTGGCGGAATATCTTCTTGAGTGCAGCGACTTGCAGTCTATCCCTGAAAATTTACTAGAAAGTCTAGCTATTATTAACAAAACATCTAGGCATGCATCTCGGAAAACCTACTCAAACAAGGAGGTAGAAGAAGTAGAATGTGTGCTGactattagtgctcagataaaacaAGTTTTTTGGGATTTACTCACTCAATGTGATGTCAGTGAAGATTTTGCAAATGCATACATGGAGAATGTAGAGGAAAGTTATGAAGGTGGTGATGAAGATGAGCATCTTTCTGATCTTCCTCAAAATTGCAGGTCTGATCCTAATGTCTCATACAGCCAAGCAGAAAGTGTCGGCAATATAAACCAAAGCAATTCCCACTCACCAATCACTGCTGTTCGAGATGATGGTTTATCCTCTCTGCTTTCACCGAAACTCAAGTCGAGCGTCAAACTTGAGTCAATGTATATGGATGATACAGATTCAGTTCATTCCCATTGGTTTAGCAATTCCTCATCATTCTTAGAATCAAAAGCTTCTGAAGACGCAAAGAGTATGAGTGGTATAGATTACCACTTAAGAAGCATAGGCCAACAGGAAGGAAGGGATTCATGCCCATCTATGTCAACTAGAGATCAGAATAGATTTTCTACACATTTCTCGCCTAATAAAGGATTAGGCAGGAATGATATGGAGGAAAAAGGAACTGCAGGGGACTTGGGATGCAGACCATCAAAATTTATATCGGCCAAGTGTTCAGAAGAAAAAGATGTATCGCTTCACAGACAAAACTCGAGTAAAAATCAGTATCTTCTTGTCCAGGAAGGTTCTGATGAGACAAGTATGGTTGCTTATAGTCTTGTTGGCTGTATGTTAAATAAGTTTGCTGAGTTGGATGGGTTACAGTTAAAGGAGGATGATGTATCATATCTCCAAGGCAATATTTCAGATCCCAAAAATGAAG TTCTCAAGGACAGGCGAAGCTCTTGTGATGAGACCACTAACTCCACTGTGATCCATGTTCTTGAAGAGATAATTCCTTCATTTTCAAACAG TTTTGGAACTGTTTACGAGGGAACTCTTGGCTCTGATGGATTGGCTGTTGAAGTCAAAGTACTCAATATGCAGCATCGAGGTGCTAATAAAAGCTTCATAGCTGAATGCCAAGCATTGAGAAACATTAGGCATTGA
- the LOC132632389 gene encoding uncharacterized protein LOC132632389 isoform X4, giving the protein MPQICFVYLLLCILSTYFVLTPFLRGGCVSCPQVQTHSLVIHQFRTPSSAVWSAPLISEPTFWWLMDLHLSKIEQKKMERLKPPGDMSLPESLLREDDLHYANIQTSVAKAFEMHKGERTYHGAPTTLLSNSAENLRGTSSMLDKMNNKGLCYIAETVTDSSITFEKTNWQMRRIIKQFLPKILHKHDGSSQTRIKQISQLLKDPQNFRANLGASCFTSESFRSAAIYVLDRLKKLCPQTLAKMHRNLWDVTDYIPKTQSEIKDRKRLVKKIREISLKMLSDYEEGDEPPEPLAKALSVAALMLKPELDYCPSQMFFQKLSTDVEALQNDIAKAIRILSDKNKVSFAELRKLPLVLDSYDQASVRLRVGVKKLLAEYLLECSDLQSIPENLLESLAIINKTSRHASRKTYSNKEVEEVECVLTISAQIKQVFWDLLTQCDVSEDFANAYMENVEESYEGGDEDEHLSDLPQNCRSDPNVSYSQAESVGNINQSNSHSPITAVRDDGLSSLLSPKLKSSVKLESMYMDDTDSVHSHWFSNSSSFLESKASEDAKSMSGIDYHLRSIGQQEGRDSCPSMSTRDQNRFSTHFSPNKGLGRNDMEEKGTAGDLGCRPSKFISAKCSEEKDVSLHRQNSSKNQYLLVQEGSDETSMVAYSLVGCMLNKFAELDGLQLKEDDVSYLQGNISDPKNEVLELFTRELLALMDWLLKSKYSICSIEVLIKAS; this is encoded by the exons atgcctcagatttgttttgtgtatcttctgctttgcatactcagtacatatttcgtactgacccccttccttcgtgggggctgcgtttcatgcccgcaggtacagacgcacagtttggtgatccaccagtttaggacaccctcttctgctgtttggagtgctcctcttatttcggagcctacattttg GTGGTTAATGGATTTGCATTTAtccaaaatagagcaaaagaaGATGGAAAGACTCAAACCTCCCGGTGATAT GAGTTTACCTGAATCACTGCTTAGAGAAGATGAT TTACAttatgcgaacattcaaacttcTGTTGCAAAGGCATTTGAAATGCATAAGGGTGAAAGGACATATCATGGTGCGCCAACCACGTTGCTCTCCAATTCAGCTGAGAATTTGAGAGGCACTTCTTCCATGCTTGATAAGATGAACAACAAGGGGCTATGCTATATTGCAGAGACTGTAACTGACAGCTCAATTACTTTTGAGAAAACCAATTGGCAAATGAGAAGGATAATCAAGCAATTTCTTCCCAAAATTCTCCATAAGCATGATGGTTCCAGTCAAACTCGAATTAAGCAAATTTCTCAACTCCTCAAAGATCCTCAAAACTTTCGTGCTAATCTCGGGGCTTCTTGTTTTACCTCAGAATCCTTTCGCAGTGCTGCTATTTATGTTCTGGATAGACTCAAAAAGCTGTGTCCTCAAACTTTGGCTAAAATGCATAGGAATCTGTGGGATGTCACAGATTACATCCCTAAGACGCAATCTGAAATAAAAGATAGGAAACGTTTAGTTAAAAAAATCAGGGAAATATCATTGAAAATGTTATCAGACTATGAAGAAGGGGATGAGCCACCAGAACCCCTGGCGAAGGCTTTGTCTGTAGCAGCCTTAATGCTAAAACCAGAACTTGATTATTGTCCCTCTCAAATGtttttccaaaaactttctaCAGATGTAGAAGCATTGCAGAATGATATAGCAAAAGCAATCAGGATTCTAAGTGATAAAAATAAAGTAAGTTTCGCGGAGCTGAGAAAGTTGCCTCTTGTGCTGGATTCTTATGATCAAGCTAGTGTTCGTTTGCGTGTGGGAGTGAAGAAACTGTTGGCGGAATATCTTCTTGAGTGCAGCGACTTGCAGTCTATCCCTGAAAATTTACTAGAAAGTCTAGCTATTATTAACAAAACATCTAGGCATGCATCTCGGAAAACCTACTCAAACAAGGAGGTAGAAGAAGTAGAATGTGTGCTGactattagtgctcagataaaacaAGTTTTTTGGGATTTACTCACTCAATGTGATGTCAGTGAAGATTTTGCAAATGCATACATGGAGAATGTAGAGGAAAGTTATGAAGGTGGTGATGAAGATGAGCATCTTTCTGATCTTCCTCAAAATTGCAGGTCTGATCCTAATGTCTCATACAGCCAAGCAGAAAGTGTCGGCAATATAAACCAAAGCAATTCCCACTCACCAATCACTGCTGTTCGAGATGATGGTTTATCCTCTCTGCTTTCACCGAAACTCAAGTCGAGCGTCAAACTTGAGTCAATGTATATGGATGATACAGATTCAGTTCATTCCCATTGGTTTAGCAATTCCTCATCATTCTTAGAATCAAAAGCTTCTGAAGACGCAAAGAGTATGAGTGGTATAGATTACCACTTAAGAAGCATAGGCCAACAGGAAGGAAGGGATTCATGCCCATCTATGTCAACTAGAGATCAGAATAGATTTTCTACACATTTCTCGCCTAATAAAGGATTAGGCAGGAATGATATGGAGGAAAAAGGAACTGCAGGGGACTTGGGATGCAGACCATCAAAATTTATATCGGCCAAGTGTTCAGAAGAAAAAGATGTATCGCTTCACAGACAAAACTCGAGTAAAAATCAGTATCTTCTTGTCCAGGAAGGTTCTGATGAGACAAGTATGGTTGCTTATAGTCTTGTTGGCTGTATGTTAAATAAGTTTGCTGAGTTGGATGGGTTACAGTTAAAGGAGGATGATGTATCATATCTCCAAGGCAATATTTCAGATCCCAAAAATGAAG TTTTGGAACTGTTTACGAGGGAACTCTTGGCTCTGATGGATTGGCTGTTGAAGTCAAAGTACTCAATATGCAGCATCGAGGTGCTAATAAAAGCTTCATAG
- the LOC132632389 gene encoding uncharacterized protein LOC132632389 isoform X2: MPQICFVYLLLCILSTYFVLTPFLRGGCVSCPQVQTHSLVIHQFRTPSSAVWSAPLISEPTFWWLMDLHLSKIEQKKMERLKPPGDMSLPESLLREDDLHYANIQTSVAKAFEMHKGERTYHGAPTTLLSNSAENLRGTSSMLDKMNNKGLCYIAETVTDSSITFEKTNWQMRRIIKQFLPKILHKHDGSSQTRIKQISQLLKDPQNFRANLGASCFTSESFRSAAIYVLDRLKKLCPQTLAKMHRNLWDVTDYIPKTQSEIKDRKRLVKKIREISLKMLSDYEEGDEPPEPLAKALSVAALMLKPELDYCPSQMFFQKLSTDVEALQNDIAKAIRILSDKNKVSFAELRKLPLVLDSYDQASVRLRVGVKKLLAEYLLECSDLQSIPENLLESLAIINKTSRHASRKTYSNKEVEEVECVLTISAQIKQVFWDLLTQCDVSEDFANAYMENVEESYEGGDEDEHLSDLPQNCRSDPNVSYSQAESVGNINQSNSHSPITAVRDDGLSSLLSPKLKSSVKLESMYMDDTDSVHSHWFSNSSSFLESKASEDAKSMSGIDYHLRSIGQQEGRDSCPSMSTRDQNRFSTHFSPNKGLGRNDMEEKGTAGDLGCRPSKFISAKCSEEKDVSLHRQNSSKNQYLLVQEGSDETSMVAYSLVGCMLNKFAELDGLQLKEDDVSYLQGNISDPKNEVLKDRRSSCDETTNSTVIHVLEEIIPSFSNSGKEQLKELLGVK; this comes from the exons atgcctcagatttgttttgtgtatcttctgctttgcatactcagtacatatttcgtactgacccccttccttcgtgggggctgcgtttcatgcccgcaggtacagacgcacagtttggtgatccaccagtttaggacaccctcttctgctgtttggagtgctcctcttatttcggagcctacattttg GTGGTTAATGGATTTGCATTTAtccaaaatagagcaaaagaaGATGGAAAGACTCAAACCTCCCGGTGATAT GAGTTTACCTGAATCACTGCTTAGAGAAGATGAT TTACAttatgcgaacattcaaacttcTGTTGCAAAGGCATTTGAAATGCATAAGGGTGAAAGGACATATCATGGTGCGCCAACCACGTTGCTCTCCAATTCAGCTGAGAATTTGAGAGGCACTTCTTCCATGCTTGATAAGATGAACAACAAGGGGCTATGCTATATTGCAGAGACTGTAACTGACAGCTCAATTACTTTTGAGAAAACCAATTGGCAAATGAGAAGGATAATCAAGCAATTTCTTCCCAAAATTCTCCATAAGCATGATGGTTCCAGTCAAACTCGAATTAAGCAAATTTCTCAACTCCTCAAAGATCCTCAAAACTTTCGTGCTAATCTCGGGGCTTCTTGTTTTACCTCAGAATCCTTTCGCAGTGCTGCTATTTATGTTCTGGATAGACTCAAAAAGCTGTGTCCTCAAACTTTGGCTAAAATGCATAGGAATCTGTGGGATGTCACAGATTACATCCCTAAGACGCAATCTGAAATAAAAGATAGGAAACGTTTAGTTAAAAAAATCAGGGAAATATCATTGAAAATGTTATCAGACTATGAAGAAGGGGATGAGCCACCAGAACCCCTGGCGAAGGCTTTGTCTGTAGCAGCCTTAATGCTAAAACCAGAACTTGATTATTGTCCCTCTCAAATGtttttccaaaaactttctaCAGATGTAGAAGCATTGCAGAATGATATAGCAAAAGCAATCAGGATTCTAAGTGATAAAAATAAAGTAAGTTTCGCGGAGCTGAGAAAGTTGCCTCTTGTGCTGGATTCTTATGATCAAGCTAGTGTTCGTTTGCGTGTGGGAGTGAAGAAACTGTTGGCGGAATATCTTCTTGAGTGCAGCGACTTGCAGTCTATCCCTGAAAATTTACTAGAAAGTCTAGCTATTATTAACAAAACATCTAGGCATGCATCTCGGAAAACCTACTCAAACAAGGAGGTAGAAGAAGTAGAATGTGTGCTGactattagtgctcagataaaacaAGTTTTTTGGGATTTACTCACTCAATGTGATGTCAGTGAAGATTTTGCAAATGCATACATGGAGAATGTAGAGGAAAGTTATGAAGGTGGTGATGAAGATGAGCATCTTTCTGATCTTCCTCAAAATTGCAGGTCTGATCCTAATGTCTCATACAGCCAAGCAGAAAGTGTCGGCAATATAAACCAAAGCAATTCCCACTCACCAATCACTGCTGTTCGAGATGATGGTTTATCCTCTCTGCTTTCACCGAAACTCAAGTCGAGCGTCAAACTTGAGTCAATGTATATGGATGATACAGATTCAGTTCATTCCCATTGGTTTAGCAATTCCTCATCATTCTTAGAATCAAAAGCTTCTGAAGACGCAAAGAGTATGAGTGGTATAGATTACCACTTAAGAAGCATAGGCCAACAGGAAGGAAGGGATTCATGCCCATCTATGTCAACTAGAGATCAGAATAGATTTTCTACACATTTCTCGCCTAATAAAGGATTAGGCAGGAATGATATGGAGGAAAAAGGAACTGCAGGGGACTTGGGATGCAGACCATCAAAATTTATATCGGCCAAGTGTTCAGAAGAAAAAGATGTATCGCTTCACAGACAAAACTCGAGTAAAAATCAGTATCTTCTTGTCCAGGAAGGTTCTGATGAGACAAGTATGGTTGCTTATAGTCTTGTTGGCTGTATGTTAAATAAGTTTGCTGAGTTGGATGGGTTACAGTTAAAGGAGGATGATGTATCATATCTCCAAGGCAATATTTCAGATCCCAAAAATGAAG TTCTCAAGGACAGGCGAAGCTCTTGTGATGAGACCACTAACTCCACTGTGATCCATGTTCTTGAAGAGATAATTCCTTCATTTTCAAACAG TGGTAAAGAGCAACTGAAGGAGTTGTTGGGCGTGAAGTAG
- the LOC132632389 gene encoding uncharacterized protein LOC132632389 isoform X6 — MPQICFVYLLLCILSTYFVLTPFLRGGCVSCPQVQTHSLVIHQFRTPSSAVWSAPLISEPTFWWLMDLHLSKIEQKKMERLKPPGDMSLPESLLREDDLHYANIQTSVAKAFEMHKGERTYHGAPTTLLSNSAENLRGTSSMLDKMNNKGLCYIAETVTDSSITFEKTNWQMRRIIKQFLPKILHKHDGSSQTRIKQISQLLKDPQNFRANLGASCFTSESFRSAAIYVLDRLKKLCPQTLAKMHRNLWDVTDYIPKTQSEIKDRKRLVKKIREISLKMLSDYEEGDEPPEPLAKALSVAALMLKPELDYCPSQMFFQKLSTDVEALQNDIAKAIRILSDKNKVSFAELRKLPLVLDSYDQASVRLRVGVKKLLAEYLLECSDLQSIPENLLESLAIINKTSRHASRKTYSNKEVEEVECVLTISAQIKQVFWDLLTQCDVSEDFANAYMENVEESYEGGDEDEHLSDLPQNCRSDPNVSYSQAESVGNINQSNSHSPITAVRDDGLSSLLSPKLKSSVKLESMYMDDTDSVHSHWFSNSSSFLESKASEDAKSMSGIDYHLRSIGQQEGRDSCPSMSTRDQNRFSTHFSPNKGLGRNDMEEKGTAGDLGCRPSKFISAKCSEEKDVSLHRQNSSKNQYLLVQEGSDETSMVAYSLVGCMLNKFAELDGLQLKEDDVSYLQGNISDPKNEVVKSN, encoded by the exons atgcctcagatttgttttgtgtatcttctgctttgcatactcagtacatatttcgtactgacccccttccttcgtgggggctgcgtttcatgcccgcaggtacagacgcacagtttggtgatccaccagtttaggacaccctcttctgctgtttggagtgctcctcttatttcggagcctacattttg GTGGTTAATGGATTTGCATTTAtccaaaatagagcaaaagaaGATGGAAAGACTCAAACCTCCCGGTGATAT GAGTTTACCTGAATCACTGCTTAGAGAAGATGAT TTACAttatgcgaacattcaaacttcTGTTGCAAAGGCATTTGAAATGCATAAGGGTGAAAGGACATATCATGGTGCGCCAACCACGTTGCTCTCCAATTCAGCTGAGAATTTGAGAGGCACTTCTTCCATGCTTGATAAGATGAACAACAAGGGGCTATGCTATATTGCAGAGACTGTAACTGACAGCTCAATTACTTTTGAGAAAACCAATTGGCAAATGAGAAGGATAATCAAGCAATTTCTTCCCAAAATTCTCCATAAGCATGATGGTTCCAGTCAAACTCGAATTAAGCAAATTTCTCAACTCCTCAAAGATCCTCAAAACTTTCGTGCTAATCTCGGGGCTTCTTGTTTTACCTCAGAATCCTTTCGCAGTGCTGCTATTTATGTTCTGGATAGACTCAAAAAGCTGTGTCCTCAAACTTTGGCTAAAATGCATAGGAATCTGTGGGATGTCACAGATTACATCCCTAAGACGCAATCTGAAATAAAAGATAGGAAACGTTTAGTTAAAAAAATCAGGGAAATATCATTGAAAATGTTATCAGACTATGAAGAAGGGGATGAGCCACCAGAACCCCTGGCGAAGGCTTTGTCTGTAGCAGCCTTAATGCTAAAACCAGAACTTGATTATTGTCCCTCTCAAATGtttttccaaaaactttctaCAGATGTAGAAGCATTGCAGAATGATATAGCAAAAGCAATCAGGATTCTAAGTGATAAAAATAAAGTAAGTTTCGCGGAGCTGAGAAAGTTGCCTCTTGTGCTGGATTCTTATGATCAAGCTAGTGTTCGTTTGCGTGTGGGAGTGAAGAAACTGTTGGCGGAATATCTTCTTGAGTGCAGCGACTTGCAGTCTATCCCTGAAAATTTACTAGAAAGTCTAGCTATTATTAACAAAACATCTAGGCATGCATCTCGGAAAACCTACTCAAACAAGGAGGTAGAAGAAGTAGAATGTGTGCTGactattagtgctcagataaaacaAGTTTTTTGGGATTTACTCACTCAATGTGATGTCAGTGAAGATTTTGCAAATGCATACATGGAGAATGTAGAGGAAAGTTATGAAGGTGGTGATGAAGATGAGCATCTTTCTGATCTTCCTCAAAATTGCAGGTCTGATCCTAATGTCTCATACAGCCAAGCAGAAAGTGTCGGCAATATAAACCAAAGCAATTCCCACTCACCAATCACTGCTGTTCGAGATGATGGTTTATCCTCTCTGCTTTCACCGAAACTCAAGTCGAGCGTCAAACTTGAGTCAATGTATATGGATGATACAGATTCAGTTCATTCCCATTGGTTTAGCAATTCCTCATCATTCTTAGAATCAAAAGCTTCTGAAGACGCAAAGAGTATGAGTGGTATAGATTACCACTTAAGAAGCATAGGCCAACAGGAAGGAAGGGATTCATGCCCATCTATGTCAACTAGAGATCAGAATAGATTTTCTACACATTTCTCGCCTAATAAAGGATTAGGCAGGAATGATATGGAGGAAAAAGGAACTGCAGGGGACTTGGGATGCAGACCATCAAAATTTATATCGGCCAAGTGTTCAGAAGAAAAAGATGTATCGCTTCACAGACAAAACTCGAGTAAAAATCAGTATCTTCTTGTCCAGGAAGGTTCTGATGAGACAAGTATGGTTGCTTATAGTCTTGTTGGCTGTATGTTAAATAAGTTTGCTGAGTTGGATGGGTTACAGTTAAAGGAGGATGATGTATCATATCTCCAAGGCAATATTTCAGATCCCAAAAATGAAG TGGTAAAGAGCAACTGA